GGCCGCTACGTAATACCTGAGCAGGCCTGTCTGCAGCGCGCTCAGGCGTCCTGATAAGTTCCTCACAAAATCGCTCAGCCCATCAAGCGAGCGGTCTATAAAGGAAAGGTCAAAGTCAGAGCAAAGTCCCGAAATATAGTTAAACGGAGAGACAAAAACCGCCTCGTAGATTTCATCGACGTACCACTTGTTAAAGGACCCGCTTTTAAGCGCGGCAGCCGTTTTGCCCCCCGCCAGGGCAGTTTCTCCACGCCTGCGGTAGTAGATCAAAACACCGGCCGCTATTCCCACAAACGCTGCCAGCACCGAAAACCCTACAAGGGTCCAGTGGCCAAAATAGTGAGAGTAGGCATGTTCCGCACCATAGTGTACTACCACTGAAGAAGAGAGGAACTTCTTAATAAAATCTGTGTAATGAAAACCCACGACCTCGCCCATGAATTCCGGCACGCCAAGAAGACCTCCAAAAACGGAGAGAACCGCGAGAATCACGAGAGGTACGGTCATCACGGCCGGGGATTCGTGGACGCGGCTTTTCGTCTTGTAGTCTATCCTTGCTGTCCCCTCGAAGGTAAGCACGTAGAGTCTCGTCATGTAGAAAGCGGTAAGTACGGCCGTAAGGAGCCCCGCGGCCCAGAAAAACGTATGGCCGCCGTTATAAAGCGAAGCCAGGATTTCATCCTTGCTGAAAAACCCAGAGAGAAGAGGAAAGCCAGAAATGGCAAGCGTCGCCACCAGAAAAGTGACAGCCGTTACGGGAATCATCCCGCGAAGCCCCCCCATCTTCCTTATGTCCTGCTCTCCGGCCATGGCATGTATAACGCTTCCCGCCCCGAGGAATAGAAGCGCCTTGAAAAAGGCATGGGTAACCAGATGAAATATCGAAAACACATAGGCCCCCACCCCCGCAGCCATCAGCATGTAGCCCAGCTGACTTACGGTCGAGTATGCAAGCACCTTCTTTATGTCGTTCTGGGTGATCGCTATCGTGGCGGCGAAAAACGCTGTGAACGTAGCCACGATCAAAACGATGTTCAAAGCCACTGGACTCAGGTCAAAAAGCGGCGAGCAACGGCTTAACATGTAAACCCCGGCGGTAACCATTGTTGCGGCATGAATAAGGGCGCTCACCGCGGTTGGACCCGCCATCGCGTCCGGAAGCCACACGTGAAGCGGGAACTGGGCCGATTTCCCGACAGCACCGACAAACAGAAGAAGCGCCATCGCGGTTATAAGCGACTGCGAAAGCCCGGAAACAAAAACCGGGTCGGCAAGCTGGGAGAAAACATCCTGGTAGTTAAGAGATCCGAACACGGTAAAAATGAGGAAGATGCCGAGGATAAACCCGAAATCCCCTATCCTGTTCACCACAAAAGCCTTTCTTCCCGCATAAACCCTAAACGAGTCTTCATACCAGAACCCTATAAGCAGATAGGATGCAAGGCCCACTCCCTCCCATCCGATAAACATCATGGGGAAGTTGTTTCCCAGAACCAGAACAAGCATGAAGAAAACGAAAATGTTCAGGTAAGTGAAATAGCGCGCGTAGCATCGGTCGTGGTGCATGTAGCCAATCGAATAGACATGTATAAGAAATCCCACCCACGTCACTACAAGGGCCATTACGGCGGAGAGGGAATCAAAGAGAAACTCGAAGCTGACGTTAAGGGTGCCCGAGAGCATCCAGGTGAAAAGTTCGGTTGTAATCGGCTCGGCTCCCGCAGGGCTCTGCGAGAGAAGATCGAGGAAAAGACGCGTGGACAAAAGAGCGGAGACCAAGACGGCCGCA
The sequence above is a segment of the Candidatus Dadabacteria bacterium genome. Coding sequences within it:
- the nuoL gene encoding NADH-quinone oxidoreductase subunit L, producing MLALIVLAPLAGAIFNGLFFATGLCAKLTRTGRHTSDRVVGTVACAAVLVSALLSTRLFLDLLSQSPAGAEPITTELFTWMLSGTLNVSFEFLFDSLSAVMALVVTWVGFLIHVYSIGYMHHDRCYARYFTYLNIFVFFMLVLVLGNNFPMMFIGWEGVGLASYLLIGFWYEDSFRVYAGRKAFVVNRIGDFGFILGIFLIFTVFGSLNYQDVFSQLADPVFVSGLSQSLITAMALLLFVGAVGKSAQFPLHVWLPDAMAGPTAVSALIHAATMVTAGVYMLSRCSPLFDLSPVALNIVLIVATFTAFFAATIAITQNDIKKVLAYSTVSQLGYMLMAAGVGAYVFSIFHLVTHAFFKALLFLGAGSVIHAMAGEQDIRKMGGLRGMIPVTAVTFLVATLAISGFPLLSGFFSKDEILASLYNGGHTFFWAAGLLTAVLTAFYMTRLYVLTFEGTARIDYKTKSRVHESPAVMTVPLVILAVLSVFGGLLGVPEFMGEVVGFHYTDFIKKFLSSSVVVHYGAEHAYSHYFGHWTLVGFSVLAAFVGIAAGVLIYYRRRGETALAGGKTAAALKSGSFNKWYVDEIYEAVFVSPFNYISGLCSDFDLSFIDRSLDGLSDFVRNLSGRLSALQTGLLRYYVAAMVGGVVVIVVILFIYGSTAS